The genome window CACATCAAAATTGCCAAGAACAAGCATTCCAAACAAGGTGCAGTTTAAAATACATACATAGCCAAAAATCAAGAACTATAATGAACTAACACACAATCTATTACCTAAGATTATCAAAACCGCAAAAACAAAATGCAAAATCAAAAGGTGTCCAAGATCTGACACAAAAACAAGTCTTGACACTGAAGTGaaccaaaatcaatgagattaaTCTCtctaaaaagaagaagagatcgtaaataataataaaaaataatttacatttgTAGTGCAATAGGAGCAGATAAAAAGAGGAACGGACTCACCGGACAGGCTTCAGACTATAATATGATGGCTGATCGAATGATGGAGATGATGGGAAAATCGATCAACGAATCCCGAAAATCATAGttttaatataatgataaatagTGGGAAGATGCTTTAGTTTGGGAGTAGCTCTTTCGGAGTTGGCTATTGTTTTGAAATCTAGACAAACCCTCCACTTAGACATGGTTTTGGTATACTTTGGAACCTAGAAATATCTTCTTGTATACACATAAGACGTTTATACGCGAGCTTGAGAGTACTTGAAGGTAAAGAAAAAGGAGATAAACCGCatacttattaaaaataaaaaataaatgaaggaAAATTTTGGAATCCGACCTTCAATGGAAAAGTTAAAAAGCCGTTTgggcaaattttaaaaagtgacttcttgattaaagtaaagaaagaagtggattagaagtgagcagtaaataagttaataaaatattgcAGAAAAAAGTTTGtttagcattctcaactttttaaaattaatttttaattaagtaCCATTTTAATAGTAATATATCTTATATGCCTGATTACAAGGTGAGATGTAAAAAATTGCAACGACGAACTTTTAAGATTCTTTATAATTACGATTAAACCCTTAAATCATGTTTGCTGATGCTATATCTTCTATGCATCAATTGAAGATTCACTGCATGCGACATTGTTGGTTAAAGTTTTACGCATTCAGCTCCTCTCATTCGTACTCGCTGTAAATCAAAAATGGATGAAGAATAATCAGACAACCCCAGTGACACCAACTACGTTATTAGATCTTGTGCAACATGAAGCATGAAAAAATTAGCTTTGGGATTTATAACACAAAATTTTGAGTAACTGATAATGTCAGGTGAAAGGTGAGTTGGGTATTTAAAATTGTTTCACGACAGGTGTAATCGTCAGAGTTGGACAATGTTATGCAGACGATACAATATCACAAAACACAAGTTCATCTGTTTTAACATAAAACTCAATTTCATGCCGAAACACCATCAACAACTCTTACTGTCTACCTTCCGCCATACTTCTACCTTCAGCCATACTACTCGCTGCAGACATCACACCCTCCTTGCTATCACTATCACATAAAAACTCGAGCGCAGATACCACATCATTGATATACGGCCTAGTTTCATCTTCATCCTGTAGACACATTGCTGCTACTGCAAGAGCTTGGTGGAGCCCCTTTTTCGGATATTGATTTTCCAGCAGTGGATCTACCATTAAATGAAACTTCCTCTTGTCTCTGAAATATGGTTGTGCCTATACAGAATTCgagaaacaaaaataaaaaagacttAGCTTTCCGTTAACACTCACAAAATCCCATCCCAAGTAACTTCATAACAAATATATGATATGCATACGCACCCAAGTAACGAGGTTTTGCTCCTCGCTTGGCCTAGATTTGTCAATCACTCGCCTTCCTGTGATCAACTCCAATAACACTACTCCAAAGCTGTAAACATCAGACTTTGCTGTCAACTGCCCTGTTAATGCATATTCAGGTGCACAGTAGCCATAGGTTCCCATTACTCTTGTTGTAACATGGGTTTTGTCACCGGTTGGGCCTAGTTTTGCGAGTCCAAAGTCTGAAAGCTTTGGGTTAAAGTTTTCGTCTAACAAAATGTTAGAAGCCTTAAAGTCACGATAAATTACAGGAGGATCAGCTGTGTCGTGCAAATATTCTAGTCCTTTAGCCGCTCCTTTGGCAATTTGCATCCTTGTTTTCCAGTCTAAAGGCTTCTTTTCTCCTATATCTGCAATAAACGATGTATATTCGTTAATTTATGCTATATACTTCTAATGATGAATCTGATCTATAAGATTGTATTTTAGGCTAATTACACAAGATACATACCAAGAAGATGATCCTCTAGAGAGCCATTGGCCATGTATTCATAGACTAATATTCTGTGCTCTGCATCAGTACAATAACCAACCAAATTTACAAGGTTGGGATGGTGAAGAAGACTCAACATAAGGACCTCTACAAGAAATTCTCTATTCCCTTGAAAACCATTCCTGTCAAGTTGCTTAATGGCAACATCCTGaagtgatttattttttattttgttaaaaattcatGAAAAAGACTAAATTAAGAGAAGTTGAGATGCTGATTGAAGCAGTACCATGTTTTTGCTTTCAAGATGACCTTTGTAAACCCTCCCAAAACCACCTTCACCTACCATACAATCAGGGCGGAAATTTTGTGTTGCAGCAGATAACTCCTTGAATGGGAAGAACTCCGTGGTAACACTTCCTTTTCCATATTTTGATATCTCCCCTACTATATACCTTCTCCTGCTGCCATCTGTATATGCACAGAAAAACCAGATCTTAAATTCCATTCTTTTCCACACATAACATTATGAGAACAATGTATTTCACATTGTAGCCTTTAAATCTGTACCCATATATGTACACCGCTAATTTGGTATGGATATGCCTAGGCCGGCATAAgcatgcatgatgcaacacatattgGAAGACATATTGAATACATTGGTACAAACACATGGACCGCATCAAAAGGAATAATAGCATGTGAAAAATACCAgatttaaaagataaattagCAAATGAACTAGCAAATGAGGAGGCTATAGTTCTGGCATCTCTGCCCTCTTGAATGCTCTTCCTGAGTGACCTTCTATTGACCTTGTCTTCAGACAGGCAACACGAAAAGCAGCTCATTTCAAACTATCTTCTGAATTAGTCAGACGTCAGGCCGACCATATTCAGATGTATCCCAACAATATCATAAAATCATAATAAGCTTTTTTTAGGATGGGATTCAGCTCAAACTCATAGAAGAGAGAATAACTAGGCCCCCAAGAAGAGCCTGTATTATATTTTACTGGTTCTTCAggaaacaaattatgttttgcTTCAAAAGTTTATTTCGGCCATACTTTGTTAACTACCCATCCTCTATCGCTATAATTGGAAATATAGTTACTATCTTAAGACAACCGTGTGTTTCTCAGCCATCAAAAAATATCTCTACATGAACCGGATAGAGCTAAGGTACCAATTTAAATATTCCAACCATCTAACTCAAATTATGCAATAGCTTTCTTCACCTTCAGGTGGTCTAATTGaatttattcttaaatttttgtgaatttgcATGAGTAGTATTTGTCTACACCGTTGTAATTACCCCTatatccctctcatttttttacactaAAATAATTACCCTCCatcctctcttttttttttttttacattgctTGACATACATTTTAAGAtgtatataaaacataatttcataatttattgttgaaattttctgcataaaaaaaagtttaaaacaaTTTAAGAACTTGAGCATTAAAATGCGTATCgaacattctattttttttttttaagaacgTAGAAGGTTCTTTTTGTTAAGAACATGGAGAGACAGAAAGAGTAATAGTTCGCAATTTTTTTTCTATACTTATTCACAtaaaaaaagtattatttttaactaattgAACAAAGCACAATGAAATATGTGGAATAAATAAGGGACTTCAGTTAAGAACGAAGAGAAGTctggttagagcatctccaaggggaTGCACCTGTTAAGTATAAAATCCAGCTGTTATGTTAGATTTTAAAAGTATAGCTAATGGCCGCAAAAGAGAGTACTCCAAGGCAGTGAACTGTTAGTAATAATTTTAGATAACGTAAAACACGCACGCTACATATGTTGAATGAAAACTCATCATCTATATTATTTCCATgtcattttcctttaaaatgtactttacttttatatttttgtcaCTTACATGTCTCTATGTtacttaataattatattatatatactataattttaataaatttctttattaaattaattaaggtctcacctatattatttaataattatattatatatactatacttTTAGTTTCTTTATTAAGTTAATAAAgctaaattcaattattaacttttaaaaataaaataaaagtacaaataattaaaaccgtatatctttttataaaatttttgtttgattgaatttgaaaatttatttatcagttttatttaaaataaatttttaaataataaaatttcaaataattaaaaaaacatatatatatatatttatttatttatttatttatgtaaaattttatttgattgaatttagaaaagaTTACTTATGAAATTTATctataacaaataattattatttaaatttatatttattaaaatttaaaaacaataatataacatatagctAACCATTATAGCTAGCACCGCTGGAGCAGAAACGCTTACATGTTCAGCAAATTTTTACATATCatctatttttatcattttagcTAACAATTATGCATATCtcctttggagatgctcttatggtCCTTATGGAGCATAGGGAGTACTGGAAGACTTACAACCAGAGATCAATGCTAAAAcaaatatcataatttattgatactgaaaaaataattacagCCAAGTGTTAGAATACATAATAAGGTCCAAGACTTTACAAATATGTATTCCAAATTACTGATCCGCCCTACCAAagtaaaaaagtaaattttacaaaacatttatattctttacattcaaattatatatcaaaatccAGGACAACTATGTCGATGATATTTGATAAGAATAATGGGCTTTCTGATGTTCCTTTGATCTTCATCTCTGATCC of Daucus carota subsp. sativus chromosome 3, DH1 v3.0, whole genome shotgun sequence contains these proteins:
- the LOC108213266 gene encoding probable serine/threonine-protein kinase PBL23, with amino-acid sequence MSCFSCCLSEDKVNRRSLRKSIQEGRDARTIASSFASSFANLSFKSDGSRRRYIVGEISKYGKGSVTTEFFPFKELSAATQNFRPDCMVGEGGFGRVYKGHLESKNMDVAIKQLDRNGFQGNREFLVEVLMLSLLHHPNLVNLVGYCTDAEHRILVYEYMANGSLEDHLLDIGEKKPLDWKTRMQIAKGAAKGLEYLHDTADPPVIYRDFKASNILLDENFNPKLSDFGLAKLGPTGDKTHVTTRVMGTYGYCAPEYALTGQLTAKSDVYSFGVVLLELITGRRVIDKSRPSEEQNLVTWAQPYFRDKRKFHLMVDPLLENQYPKKGLHQALAVAAMCLQDEDETRPYINDVVSALEFLCDSDSKEGVMSAASSMAEGRSMAEGRQ